In a single window of the Delftia tsuruhatensis genome:
- the thiD gene encoding bifunctional hydroxymethylpyrimidine kinase/phosphomethylpyrimidine kinase yields MTADPSPSTAASTDPAPAARKHYARVLIIAGSDSGGGAGIQADLKTCSALGCYGMTAITAITVQNTLGVSGIHGIPVDILRGQIDAVVEDIGADAIKIGMLATPEVVQVVADAIRRHRLRNVVLDPVMVATSGDRLIAPETAGVLVRELFPLASVVTPNLDEAALLLGHAIGGIDALDGAVQELMALGAPAVLLKGGHLSGDLVVDLLGHGDGQRLRLQSQRIPTHNGHGTGCTLSSAIASHLALGLPLEAAVHQAREYILGAIAAGADVFTGAGHGPLNHGYAPRAQVVVNG; encoded by the coding sequence ATGACTGCCGACCCATCCCCATCGACCGCCGCTTCCACCGACCCGGCTCCCGCCGCCCGCAAGCACTATGCCCGCGTGCTCATCATCGCCGGCTCCGACAGCGGGGGAGGCGCCGGCATCCAGGCCGACCTCAAGACCTGCAGTGCGCTGGGCTGCTATGGCATGACGGCCATCACGGCCATCACCGTGCAGAACACGCTGGGCGTCAGCGGCATCCACGGAATTCCCGTGGACATCCTGCGGGGCCAGATCGATGCCGTGGTCGAGGACATCGGCGCCGACGCCATCAAGATCGGCATGCTGGCCACGCCCGAAGTGGTGCAGGTGGTGGCCGATGCCATCCGCCGCCACCGGCTGCGCAATGTCGTGCTGGACCCGGTGATGGTGGCCACCAGCGGCGACCGACTGATCGCGCCGGAGACGGCGGGCGTGCTGGTGCGCGAGTTGTTCCCCCTGGCCAGCGTGGTCACGCCCAACCTGGATGAAGCAGCGCTGCTGCTGGGGCATGCCATCGGCGGCATCGATGCGCTGGACGGTGCCGTGCAGGAACTGATGGCGCTGGGCGCGCCGGCCGTGCTGCTCAAGGGCGGGCACCTGTCCGGTGACCTCGTGGTGGACCTGCTGGGCCATGGCGACGGTCAGCGGCTGCGGCTGCAATCGCAGCGCATTCCCACCCACAACGGCCACGGCACGGGCTGCACGCTGTCTTCGGCGATCGCGTCGCATCTTGCGCTGGGCCTGCCGCTGGAGGCCGCAGTGCACCAGGCGCGGGAATACATCCTGGGCGCCATCGCGGCCGGGGCCGACGTGTTCACCGGCGCCGGCCATGGGCCCCTGAATCATGGCTACGCGCCGCGCGCGCAGGTCGTGGTCAACGGCTGA
- a CDS encoding SH3 domain-containing protein: MPRNQRLAARWLTAATATFAILTSILAPAAAQAREFVSIKGASVNVRAQPTTRSATLWELGKGYPLQVVQRKGQWLRVKDNETTLGWVHAPLTGKTPHMVVTARTANLRAGPGQNHRVVGKLDELEVVRTLRKQGTWAQVQRDNGQKGWVARSLAWGW; this comes from the coding sequence GTGCCTCGCAACCAACGCCTGGCGGCCCGCTGGCTGACCGCAGCCACCGCCACCTTCGCCATCCTCACCTCCATCCTGGCACCGGCTGCCGCGCAGGCGCGAGAGTTCGTGAGCATCAAGGGCGCGAGCGTCAATGTGCGCGCGCAGCCGACGACGCGCTCGGCCACGCTCTGGGAGCTGGGCAAGGGCTATCCGCTGCAAGTGGTGCAACGCAAGGGCCAGTGGCTGCGCGTCAAGGACAACGAGACCACGCTGGGCTGGGTCCATGCGCCGCTGACCGGCAAGACGCCCCACATGGTGGTGACAGCACGCACGGCCAACCTGCGCGCCGGACCGGGCCAGAACCACCGCGTGGTGGGCAAGCTCGACGAACTGGAAGTCGTACGCACGCTGCGCAAGCAAGGCACCTGGGCCCAGGTGCAGCGCGACAACGGCCAGAAAGGCTGGGTGGCGCGCAGCCTGGCCTGGGGCTGGTGA
- a CDS encoding ankyrin repeat domain-containing protein: MREWLKRGAPVDVRDPQGNTPLLLAVRGDHIEIARSLLVHGANPNLKNDMQDSPYLLAGALGRLEILRMILSYGADLQSTNRYGGTALIPACERGHVETVQALLAAGVKVDHVNRLGWTCLLEAVLLGDGGPRHQEIVRLLIAAGADLDLPDKDGVTALAHAHRRSQHEVERLLREAGSR; encoded by the coding sequence GTGCGTGAATGGCTCAAGCGCGGCGCCCCCGTGGATGTGCGGGATCCGCAGGGCAACACGCCCCTGCTGCTGGCCGTGCGCGGCGACCACATCGAGATCGCGCGCTCGCTGCTGGTCCACGGGGCCAATCCCAACCTCAAGAACGACATGCAGGACAGCCCCTATCTGCTGGCCGGCGCCCTGGGGCGGCTGGAGATACTGCGCATGATCCTGTCCTATGGCGCCGACCTGCAGAGCACCAACCGCTATGGTGGAACGGCGCTGATTCCCGCCTGCGAACGCGGCCATGTCGAGACCGTGCAGGCGTTGCTGGCCGCCGGCGTCAAGGTCGACCATGTGAATCGGCTGGGATGGACCTGCCTGCTGGAGGCGGTCCTGCTGGGCGATGGCGGACCGCGCCACCAGGAGATCGTTCGCCTGCTGATTGCCGCTGGCGCGGATCTCGACCTGCCTGACAAGGACGGGGTGACGGCCCTTGCCCATGCCCACCGGCGCAGCCAGCACGAGGTGGAGCGTTTGTTGCGCGAGGCAGGTTCACGCTGA
- a CDS encoding protein adenylyltransferase SelO: MNLHAAAESQAPASPPRPPLAWQAGFAALGPAFFTELRPTPLPDPHWVATSQETAALLGLDAQWMQGDEALQALTGNTLIPGSRPLASVYSGHQFGVWAGQLGDGRAILLGETASGQEIQLKGAGRTPYSRMGDGRAVLRSSIREFLCSEAMHALGIPTTRALSVTGSPAPIRREEIETAAVVARVAPSFIRFGHFEHFAARDHLEALRQLADYVIDRYYSECRAAHALAGNPYANFLQAVSERTARLLAQWQAVGFCHGVMNTDNMSILGLTIDYGPFQFLDAFDPGHICNHSDTQGRYAFNRQPQVAYWNLYCLGQALLPLIGDEELTIAALESYKQVFPQAYGTQMLRKLGLPEDAPGTPATEGRFALLINPLLQLLADNAVDYTIFFSRLTDAVAASGSGGLDFEPVRDLVLDRPAFDAWAKVYAQQLAAVDVMRATTLMQESNPRFVLRNHLGELAIRAARDGDFTVVRELLAVLQTPFAPHAEHAEWAGFPPDWASSIEISCSS; this comes from the coding sequence ATGAACCTGCATGCTGCCGCCGAAAGCCAGGCTCCGGCGAGCCCCCCACGCCCTCCCCTGGCCTGGCAAGCCGGCTTTGCCGCGCTGGGCCCGGCCTTCTTCACCGAGCTGCGTCCCACGCCCTTGCCCGACCCGCACTGGGTCGCCACCAGCCAGGAGACGGCGGCGCTGCTGGGGCTGGATGCGCAATGGATGCAAGGTGACGAAGCGCTGCAGGCCCTGACAGGCAACACTCTGATACCCGGCAGCCGGCCCCTGGCCAGCGTCTACAGCGGCCACCAGTTCGGGGTCTGGGCCGGCCAGCTCGGCGATGGCCGCGCCATCCTGCTGGGCGAGACGGCATCGGGCCAGGAAATCCAGCTCAAGGGCGCCGGCCGCACGCCCTACTCCCGCATGGGCGACGGCCGTGCCGTGCTGCGCTCGTCCATCCGTGAATTCCTGTGCAGCGAGGCCATGCATGCGCTGGGCATCCCCACCACGCGCGCCTTGAGCGTGACGGGGTCGCCCGCCCCCATCCGCCGCGAGGAGATCGAGACCGCCGCCGTGGTCGCGCGCGTGGCACCCAGCTTCATCCGCTTCGGCCATTTCGAACATTTCGCGGCACGCGACCATTTAGAGGCGCTGCGCCAGTTGGCCGACTACGTGATCGACCGCTACTATTCCGAGTGCCGCGCGGCGCATGCCCTGGCCGGCAACCCCTATGCCAACTTCCTGCAGGCCGTCAGCGAGCGCACGGCGCGGTTGCTGGCCCAGTGGCAGGCCGTGGGCTTTTGCCACGGGGTGATGAACACCGACAACATGAGCATCCTGGGCCTGACCATCGACTATGGCCCGTTCCAGTTCCTCGATGCCTTCGACCCCGGCCACATCTGCAACCACAGCGACACCCAGGGCCGCTATGCCTTCAACCGCCAGCCCCAGGTGGCCTACTGGAACCTGTACTGCCTGGGCCAGGCCCTGCTGCCCCTGATCGGCGACGAGGAACTGACCATCGCGGCGCTGGAGTCCTACAAGCAGGTGTTCCCGCAAGCCTATGGCACGCAGATGCTGCGCAAGCTCGGCCTGCCCGAGGATGCACCGGGCACGCCGGCCACCGAAGGCCGTTTTGCCCTGCTGATCAACCCGTTGCTCCAGCTCCTGGCCGACAACGCCGTCGACTACACCATCTTCTTCAGCCGCCTGACCGATGCCGTGGCCGCCAGCGGGTCCGGTGGCCTCGACTTCGAGCCCGTGCGCGACCTGGTGCTGGACCGCCCGGCCTTCGATGCCTGGGCGAAGGTCTACGCACAACAGCTCGCGGCCGTGGACGTCATGCGGGCGACCACGCTGATGCAAGAATCGAATCCGCGCTTCGTGCTGCGCAACCACCTGGGCGAGCTTGCCATCCGGGCCGCCCGGGACGGTGATTTCACGGTCGTGCGCGAACTGCTGGCCGTGCTGCAGACGCCTTTCGCCCCCCACGCCGAGCATGCCGAATGGGCAGGCTTCCCGCCCGACTGGGCTTCCTCCATCGAGATCAGCTGTTCATCATGA
- the msrB gene encoding peptide-methionine (R)-S-oxide reductase MsrB, with amino-acid sequence MSFPIHKTEQEWQAELQAKGAEPAAFQVTRHAATERPFTGRYEQFWADGSYHCICCGAKLFDSSTKFDAGCGWPSFDHAIPGAITEIVDRSHGMVRTETVCSQCGAHLGHVFPDGPTDTGLRYCMNSASLQFEPPND; translated from the coding sequence ATGAGCTTTCCCATCCACAAGACCGAGCAGGAATGGCAGGCCGAGCTGCAGGCCAAGGGCGCCGAGCCCGCTGCCTTCCAGGTGACCCGCCATGCGGCGACCGAGCGCCCGTTCACGGGCCGCTACGAACAGTTCTGGGCCGATGGCAGCTACCACTGCATCTGCTGCGGCGCCAAGCTGTTCGACTCCAGCACCAAGTTCGATGCGGGCTGCGGCTGGCCCAGTTTCGACCATGCCATCCCCGGCGCCATCACCGAGATCGTGGACCGCAGCCACGGCATGGTGCGCACCGAGACCGTCTGCAGCCAGTGCGGCGCCCACCTGGGGCACGTCTTCCCCGACGGCCCCACCGACACGGGCCTGCGCTACTGCATGAACTCCGCGTCGCTGCAGTTCGAGCCGCCGAACGACTAG
- a CDS encoding AraC family transcriptional regulator produces the protein MIQQRSSSAAWVRGILDMMAAQGLTPQSLCAGADIDLAALQHSQTRIDVDRVSRLWELGVAQSANPTLGLERQLAARHGNIDLVGYSLASGPHLLAGFRDLERHMAVISDATAFTLERDMRGCWLSIHHIGATRPVPRQRVEFAVLTLLVLCSWLTRREVQPLAVEFMAEAPPPLHETRYREAFGLLPRFGETANRFLLSEADLLAPIPTHNPELLALHEKLVESELDQLGQAGVGARVRHEIARLLPQGEPRREDVAGLLGLTDRTLQRRLQAEAVSYQQLLDETRRELARQYLGEPRHSLAEVADLLGFVDQSNLFRACRRWFGMPPGQYRQQLRA, from the coding sequence ATGATCCAGCAGCGCAGCAGCTCCGCCGCCTGGGTGCGGGGCATCCTGGACATGATGGCCGCCCAAGGGTTGACCCCGCAAAGCCTGTGCGCCGGGGCCGACATCGACCTTGCGGCACTGCAGCATTCGCAGACCCGCATCGATGTGGACCGCGTCAGCCGGCTCTGGGAGCTGGGCGTGGCGCAGTCGGCCAACCCCACCCTGGGGCTGGAGCGACAGCTGGCCGCACGCCACGGCAATATCGACCTGGTGGGCTACTCACTGGCCTCGGGGCCGCACCTGCTGGCAGGATTCCGGGACCTGGAGCGCCATATGGCCGTCATCTCCGACGCCACGGCCTTCACGCTGGAGCGCGACATGCGCGGCTGCTGGCTATCCATACACCACATAGGCGCCACACGGCCCGTTCCACGCCAGCGCGTGGAGTTCGCCGTGCTCACGCTGCTGGTGCTGTGCAGCTGGCTGACGCGCCGCGAGGTCCAGCCGCTGGCCGTGGAGTTCATGGCCGAGGCACCACCGCCCCTGCACGAGACCCGCTACCGCGAAGCCTTCGGCCTGCTGCCGCGCTTTGGCGAAACCGCGAACCGATTCCTGCTGTCCGAGGCCGACCTGCTCGCACCCATACCCACGCACAACCCGGAGCTGCTGGCGCTGCACGAGAAGCTGGTCGAGTCCGAACTCGATCAGTTGGGCCAGGCTGGCGTGGGTGCGCGCGTGCGCCACGAAATCGCGCGCCTGCTGCCCCAGGGCGAGCCACGCCGCGAGGATGTGGCCGGCCTGCTGGGCCTGACCGACCGCACCTTGCAGCGCCGGCTGCAGGCCGAGGCCGTGAGCTACCAGCAGTTGCTGGACGAAACCCGCCGGGAGCTGGCCCGACAGTACCTGGGCGAGCCGCGCCACAGCCTGGCCGAGGTTGCCGATCTGCTGGGCTTCGTGGACCAGAGCAATCTGTTTCGCGCCTGCCGGCGCTGGTTCGGCATGCCGCCCGGACAGTACCGTCAGCAATTGCGCGCATGA
- a CDS encoding septation protein A gives MKLLIDFFPIILFFVAFKVWGIYTATAVAIVATIAQIAYLRVRHGKVEPMQWVSLGVIVLFGGATLLAHNDTFIKWKPTVLYWLMGGALIIGQLVFRKNLLRSVMGAQLQLPDNAWRTMNWSWAAFFAVMGALNLVIAYRFDTDTWVNFKLFGGMGLMLVFVIGQAIYMSRFMQEDKAAAEAAPGAPAALPQDGLNRQDKQP, from the coding sequence ATGAAGTTACTGATCGACTTTTTCCCCATCATCCTGTTCTTCGTTGCCTTCAAGGTCTGGGGCATCTACACGGCGACAGCCGTGGCCATCGTGGCCACCATCGCGCAGATCGCCTACCTGCGCGTGCGCCATGGCAAGGTCGAGCCCATGCAATGGGTGAGCCTGGGCGTGATCGTGCTGTTCGGCGGCGCCACCTTGCTGGCCCACAACGATACCTTCATCAAGTGGAAGCCCACCGTGCTGTACTGGCTCATGGGCGGCGCGCTGATCATCGGCCAGCTGGTGTTCCGCAAGAACCTGCTGCGCTCGGTCATGGGCGCGCAGCTGCAACTGCCCGACAACGCCTGGCGCACCATGAACTGGAGCTGGGCTGCCTTCTTCGCCGTCATGGGCGCGCTCAACCTGGTCATCGCCTACCGGTTCGATACCGACACCTGGGTCAACTTCAAGCTGTTCGGCGGCATGGGGTTGATGCTGGTCTTCGTGATCGGCCAGGCCATCTACATGAGCCGTTTCATGCAGGAGGACAAGGCCGCGGCCGAGGCCGCGCCCGGTGCGCCCGCCGCCTTGCCCCAGGACGGCCTGAACCGTCAGGACAAGCAGCCATGA
- a CDS encoding FAD-dependent oxidoreductase: MGRLLALALARRGHGIAVHDAHGPDGDGAAARVAAAMLAPLAESAITEPGVVRMGQHGLTRWPELLAQLDEPVFFQQNGTLILWHRQDAADAQRFFGLLEKNRRINPSLPALQPLADQALHDCEPALQRRFAQAMYLPDEGQLDNRQLLSALNATLDRLGVQQHWHQPRQLGDFQPGAPGQPDWVLDCRGLGARGQWPALRGVRGEVVRIHAPEVTLQRPTRLIHPRYPIYIAPKEDHLFVIGATEIESDDMSPASVRSTLELLSAAYTVHPGFAEGRIMEIATQCRPTLPDNLPAVRWSAPRVLEVNGLYRHGFMIAPAMLDVVLELLDGGDSELARRFDVAIEHAAAPHRAAA; the protein is encoded by the coding sequence ATGGGCCGGCTGCTGGCACTGGCGCTGGCCCGCCGTGGCCATGGCATCGCCGTGCATGACGCCCATGGACCAGACGGCGATGGCGCGGCGGCCCGCGTGGCGGCAGCCATGCTGGCGCCATTGGCCGAGTCGGCCATCACCGAGCCCGGCGTGGTGCGCATGGGCCAGCATGGCCTGACGCGCTGGCCCGAGTTGCTGGCCCAGCTCGACGAGCCCGTATTCTTCCAGCAAAACGGCACCCTCATCCTCTGGCACCGCCAGGATGCCGCCGACGCCCAGCGCTTCTTCGGCCTGCTGGAGAAGAACCGCCGCATCAACCCCAGCCTTCCCGCCTTGCAGCCGCTGGCGGACCAGGCATTGCATGACTGCGAGCCCGCGCTGCAGCGGCGCTTCGCCCAGGCCATGTACCTGCCGGATGAGGGGCAGCTGGACAACCGCCAGTTGCTGTCGGCGCTCAACGCCACCCTGGATCGCCTGGGCGTGCAGCAGCACTGGCACCAGCCGCGGCAACTGGGCGACTTCCAGCCCGGAGCCCCCGGCCAGCCCGACTGGGTGCTGGACTGCCGCGGCCTGGGCGCGCGAGGCCAGTGGCCCGCGCTGCGCGGCGTGCGCGGCGAAGTGGTGCGCATCCACGCGCCCGAGGTCACGCTGCAGCGGCCCACGCGCCTGATCCATCCACGCTATCCCATCTATATCGCGCCCAAGGAGGACCACCTCTTCGTCATCGGCGCCACCGAGATCGAGTCGGACGACATGTCGCCGGCCAGCGTGCGCTCCACGCTGGAGCTGCTGAGCGCCGCCTACACCGTGCATCCGGGCTTTGCCGAGGGCCGCATCATGGAAATCGCCACGCAATGCCGCCCCACCCTGCCCGACAACCTGCCGGCCGTGCGCTGGAGCGCGCCGCGCGTGCTGGAGGTCAACGGCCTGTACCGCCACGGCTTCATGATCGCGCCTGCCATGCTGGACGTGGTGCTGGAGCTGCTCGATGGCGGCGACTCCGAGCTGGCGCGCCGCTTCGACGTTGCCATCGAGCATGCCGCTGCGCCCCACAGGGCGGCAGCCTGA
- the thiS gene encoding sulfur carrier protein ThiS produces the protein MNITINQQATELREDATVADALALLAPRPPFAVAVNTVFVPKARYAEQALNDGDRLEVISPVTGG, from the coding sequence ATGAACATCACCATCAACCAGCAAGCGACCGAACTGCGCGAGGACGCGACCGTGGCCGACGCGCTGGCCCTGCTTGCGCCGCGCCCGCCGTTCGCCGTGGCGGTCAACACCGTCTTCGTGCCCAAGGCCCGCTATGCCGAGCAGGCGCTGAACGACGGCGACCGCCTCGAAGTGATCTCGCCCGTGACCGGCGGCTGA
- a CDS encoding TonB-dependent receptor: MGTANDRPFVSTSHSCLYSAFVAVLVTPAYAQDATAERRQAQLAPVTVTGERAEGSRTEASGSAKYATPLLDVPQTITVVPGRVLQEQNALGLQQALSNVSGITFNAGEGGAGSGDSINIRGFSANANIQVDGLRDSAQNSRTDLFNMESVEVIKGPNSVFGGAGTSGGSINLISKQPKTHDFTEASLGLGSAAYKRLTLDANRVLAGGNAAARLNLMGHDSDVAGRDQIYRRRWGIAPSLTLGLNSPTRVTLSFLHQTDDNLPDFGVPALRGKMLDGVARKSYFGWRNLDKEEIQSNVLSAKVEHDFGSGARLQNLTRYSRVSRDTVISASHVDVRGLPPGYYKPAGPQGYGRDSTTTLWINQTNLTQRLHTGTLGHTLVAGFEIARETYDRTTYSYNINSQFPAGGYPLARPPGFWNGRTDLRASGRNETSLDTRALYAMDTVALNPQWDLNVGLRYDWISATSDATTLPAGKRTTVDSSDGRLSGRAGLSFKPADNGRIYVAYGTAFNPSAEFLVTTGSGLDAGSASLAPEKNRSLELGTKWDLMNRQLALTAALFQVDKTNVREQMADGSYLLAGEQRVRGLELGAAGKPMPQWDVFANYTFMSSKTLKSSNEPARVGQALGNTPRHSLNLWSTYTLPEGWTIGYGARYVGKRNVTSAGDGQLASYWVHSLMVGYDVNRQWKLRLNLDNLGNKAYVAGVRQRPGDQSRSSAVEYGEGRSARITALYQF; encoded by the coding sequence ATGGGTACCGCGAACGACAGACCTTTTGTCTCCACCTCCCACTCCTGCCTCTACTCCGCGTTCGTGGCGGTGCTGGTCACGCCGGCCTATGCGCAGGATGCCACGGCGGAACGGCGGCAGGCGCAGCTGGCGCCCGTCACCGTCACCGGTGAGCGCGCGGAAGGCTCGCGCACCGAGGCCTCCGGCTCCGCCAAGTACGCCACACCCCTGCTGGATGTGCCCCAGACCATCACTGTGGTTCCGGGCAGGGTACTGCAGGAGCAGAATGCCCTGGGCCTGCAGCAGGCGCTGTCCAATGTCTCGGGCATCACCTTCAACGCGGGCGAGGGCGGAGCGGGCTCGGGCGACAGCATCAACATCCGGGGCTTCAGCGCCAACGCCAACATCCAGGTCGACGGACTGCGCGACAGCGCACAGAACAGCCGCACCGATCTCTTCAACATGGAGTCGGTCGAGGTCATCAAGGGGCCCAACTCCGTCTTCGGCGGAGCAGGCACCTCGGGCGGCAGCATCAACCTGATCAGCAAGCAGCCCAAGACCCATGATTTCACCGAGGCCAGCCTGGGCCTGGGCAGCGCGGCCTACAAGCGCCTGACGCTGGATGCCAACCGGGTGCTGGCCGGCGGCAATGCGGCTGCGCGCCTGAACCTCATGGGCCATGACAGCGATGTGGCCGGGCGCGACCAGATCTACAGGCGCCGCTGGGGCATTGCTCCTTCGCTGACGCTGGGCCTGAATTCGCCGACACGGGTGACCCTGAGCTTTCTGCACCAGACCGATGACAACCTGCCGGATTTCGGCGTTCCGGCCCTGCGCGGCAAGATGCTCGACGGGGTCGCGCGCAAGTCCTACTTCGGCTGGCGCAACCTTGACAAGGAAGAAATCCAGAGCAACGTGCTGAGCGCCAAGGTCGAGCATGACTTCGGCTCCGGCGCCAGGCTGCAGAACCTGACACGCTATTCACGGGTCAGCCGCGACACGGTGATCTCGGCCTCCCACGTGGATGTCAGAGGCCTGCCGCCCGGCTATTACAAGCCCGCCGGCCCGCAGGGCTATGGCCGCGACTCCACCACCACTCTGTGGATCAACCAGACGAATCTGACCCAGCGCCTCCATACGGGGACTCTGGGCCACACCCTGGTCGCGGGCTTCGAGATTGCCCGGGAGACCTACGACCGCACCACCTATTCATACAACATCAACAGCCAGTTCCCTGCTGGCGGCTATCCGCTGGCCAGGCCGCCCGGCTTCTGGAACGGCAGGACGGACCTGCGTGCCAGCGGCAGGAATGAAACCAGCCTGGATACCCGTGCGCTGTACGCCATGGACACCGTGGCACTGAATCCGCAATGGGACCTGAACGTGGGCCTGCGCTATGACTGGATCAGCGCCACATCCGATGCCACCACGCTGCCCGCCGGAAAGCGCACCACGGTGGACAGCTCCGATGGGCGGCTCAGCGGGCGCGCGGGACTGAGCTTCAAGCCCGCCGACAACGGTCGCATCTACGTGGCTTACGGAACGGCCTTCAATCCCTCGGCCGAGTTTCTTGTGACGACGGGCTCGGGGCTGGATGCGGGCTCCGCCTCGCTGGCCCCGGAGAAGAACCGCAGCCTGGAGCTGGGCACCAAGTGGGACCTGATGAACCGGCAACTGGCCTTGACCGCAGCCCTGTTCCAGGTCGACAAGACCAATGTGCGAGAGCAGATGGCCGACGGCAGCTACCTGCTGGCCGGAGAGCAGCGCGTGCGCGGGCTGGAGCTGGGGGCGGCGGGCAAGCCGATGCCGCAGTGGGACGTGTTCGCCAACTACACCTTCATGTCCAGCAAGACGTTGAAGTCGTCGAACGAGCCCGCGCGCGTGGGGCAGGCGCTGGGCAATACCCCGCGCCATTCGCTGAACCTGTGGAGCACGTACACGCTGCCTGAGGGATGGACGATCGGCTATGGTGCGCGCTATGTCGGAAAGCGCAACGTCACTTCGGCTGGCGACGGCCAGCTCGCTTCCTACTGGGTCCACAGCCTCATGGTCGGCTATGACGTCAATCGCCAGTGGAAACTGCGGCTCAACCTCGACAACCTCGGCAACAAGGCCTATGTCGCCGGCGTGCGCCAGCGTCCCGGAGACCAGTCGCGCTCCTCGGCCGTTGAATATGGGGAGGGGCGTTCTGCCCGGATCACCGCGCTCTATCAGTTCTAG
- a CDS encoding BolA family protein has product MSTASPLPITAEAMQAVLRERLAPEHLEVIDESHQHAGHAGANGTGFGTHFRVRIASPLFQGQPRVARHRLVYDALQEFIDQGAHAIAIEVL; this is encoded by the coding sequence ATGAGCACCGCATCCCCCCTGCCCATCACCGCCGAGGCCATGCAGGCCGTGCTGCGCGAGCGGCTGGCACCCGAGCACCTGGAAGTGATCGACGAAAGCCACCAGCACGCCGGCCATGCGGGCGCCAACGGCACGGGCTTTGGCACGCATTTCCGCGTGCGCATCGCGTCTCCCCTGTTTCAAGGCCAGCCGCGCGTGGCGCGCCACCGCCTTGTGTATGATGCGCTGCAAGAATTCATCGACCAGGGGGCGCATGCCATCGCCATCGAGGTTCTTTGA
- a CDS encoding foldase protein PrsA: protein MKKQLLTSLVTAAVLSTAALSASAQNIAVVNGKAVPKARAEALKQQIEQSGRPVTPDLEAQIKEEVIAREIFMQEANKRGLANSEGYKQQMELARQTILIRSLFEDFQKKNPVTDAEAKAEYDKAVAANSGKEYKASHILVESEDRAKAIIAEIKAGKKFEDIAKKESKDPGSGARGGDLDWANPGNYVPEFSEALIKLEKGGMTQEPVKTQFGYHIIRQDDVRQAELPKFEEVKPQIVQQLQQQKLAQFQESLREKAKIQ, encoded by the coding sequence ATGAAAAAACAGCTTCTGACCAGCCTGGTGACTGCCGCCGTGCTGAGCACCGCAGCCCTGTCCGCCTCGGCCCAGAACATCGCCGTCGTCAATGGCAAGGCTGTGCCCAAGGCACGCGCCGAAGCGCTCAAGCAGCAGATCGAGCAAAGCGGCCGCCCCGTGACTCCGGATCTGGAAGCCCAGATCAAGGAAGAAGTCATCGCGCGCGAAATCTTCATGCAGGAAGCCAACAAGCGCGGCCTGGCCAACAGCGAAGGCTACAAGCAGCAGATGGAACTGGCCCGCCAGACCATCCTGATCCGCTCGCTGTTCGAGGACTTCCAGAAGAAGAACCCCGTGACCGACGCCGAAGCCAAGGCCGAGTACGACAAGGCCGTGGCGGCCAACAGCGGCAAGGAATACAAGGCCAGCCACATCCTGGTCGAGTCGGAAGACCGCGCCAAGGCCATCATCGCCGAGATCAAGGCCGGCAAGAAGTTCGAGGACATCGCCAAGAAGGAGTCCAAGGACCCCGGATCCGGCGCCCGCGGCGGCGATCTGGACTGGGCCAACCCCGGCAACTATGTGCCCGAGTTCTCCGAAGCCCTGATCAAGCTCGAAAAGGGCGGCATGACCCAGGAGCCGGTCAAGACCCAGTTCGGCTACCACATCATCCGCCAGGACGACGTGCGCCAGGCCGAACTGCCCAAGTTCGAGGAAGTCAAGCCCCAGATCGTGCAGCAGCTGCAACAGCAGAAGTTGGCACAGTTCCAGGAATCGCTGCGCGAAAAGGCCAAGATCCAGTAA